The following coding sequences lie in one Myxococcus xanthus genomic window:
- a CDS encoding ubiquinol-cytochrome c reductase iron-sulfur subunit has product MTGEVDRRAALGTLLKGTCALAAVGAGCGDGWREAVVLDPPDAGGPGPSCAPPVPSGPPGEGWVEVPLVEHPALEVPGGAAEVRIPQALLDVVVVHTSPGCYAALWRICTHGDCAVDWVPADGVMECPCHGSRFTQEGQVLNGPATRPLAAFPVVRQGASLFIHRPR; this is encoded by the coding sequence ATGACGGGGGAGGTGGACCGCCGCGCCGCGCTCGGCACGCTGCTCAAGGGCACCTGTGCCCTGGCGGCGGTCGGGGCGGGGTGTGGTGACGGGTGGCGGGAAGCCGTGGTGCTCGACCCTCCCGATGCGGGAGGGCCGGGCCCGTCTTGTGCGCCGCCGGTGCCGTCGGGCCCACCCGGCGAGGGCTGGGTGGAGGTCCCCCTGGTGGAGCATCCCGCGCTGGAGGTCCCCGGCGGCGCCGCGGAGGTCCGCATTCCCCAGGCGCTGCTGGACGTGGTGGTGGTCCACACCTCACCTGGCTGTTACGCGGCGCTCTGGCGCATCTGCACGCACGGTGATTGCGCCGTGGACTGGGTGCCGGCCGACGGCGTCATGGAATGCCCCTGTCATGGCTCCCGCTTCACCCAGGAGGGGCAGGTGCTGAATGGCCCGGCGACTCGACCGCTCGCGGCCTTCCCCGTGGTGAGACAGGGCGCGTCCCTGTTCATCCACAGGCCCCGCTGA
- a CDS encoding FHA domain-containing protein, which yields MWQIIINGPGYFDTSYDLPEGVTSLGRADENDIVLGGDLVSRRHARLFVDGDVLRIEDLGSRNGSRINGAPLQGSRQLVAGDSVALGENVLSVRQPNTVENAATEMVDLGAGGVVRFGHGQDVGPSVLMAKNVRDADVLRLLDNVGPVSFDDSFSASAPLPAASPRVGQETLVLLFRTAEALSSAATLSSFLDTTMDRLLEVTDATTAVVLLKHATGAMVPAAVRHRGRLAKGEVPVSDAIVEEALRQGRALAVGDVRDDRRFAGRESVILYGVDRVLCIPIGTEPPYAGVLYVNLSAKGDASVESMLDTCTAVAHLVATGVQKFSPREGSPAADRLRRDLERFHPPDVAERRAAEAQKQGGKLPGLEERSLTILHAELVGFSVLCMRIGAARATQMLNDFHARMSGIVFSFEATVEGFRGESLRALFGVPYAKGEDSIRAVRAALALRSEWERSMARRPLDERCELRIALHSTRALVGMIGTEVRPDYTVVGDGVGIAGWLAGTASPGQVLITGKVLATVGARFDVQPLGERLIRPPKDKVAAFEVLEEDVGQLTNPGFR from the coding sequence ATGTGGCAGATCATCATCAACGGGCCCGGCTACTTCGACACGTCGTACGATCTGCCTGAGGGCGTGACGAGCCTCGGCCGCGCGGACGAGAACGATATCGTCCTGGGCGGCGATCTCGTCTCACGCCGGCATGCGCGGCTGTTCGTCGACGGTGACGTGCTGCGAATCGAAGATTTGGGCAGTCGCAACGGCAGCCGCATCAACGGCGCGCCCTTGCAGGGTTCTCGGCAACTCGTCGCCGGAGACTCGGTGGCGCTGGGCGAGAACGTCCTCTCCGTGCGCCAGCCCAACACCGTGGAGAACGCGGCCACGGAGATGGTGGACCTGGGCGCGGGCGGCGTCGTGCGCTTCGGCCACGGCCAGGACGTGGGCCCCTCCGTCCTGATGGCGAAGAACGTGCGCGACGCGGACGTGCTGCGGCTCCTGGACAATGTGGGTCCGGTCTCCTTCGACGACAGCTTCTCCGCGTCCGCGCCGCTGCCCGCCGCGAGCCCGCGCGTGGGGCAGGAGACGCTGGTGCTGTTGTTCCGCACCGCGGAGGCGCTCTCGTCGGCCGCCACGCTGTCTTCGTTCCTGGACACCACCATGGACCGGCTGCTGGAGGTCACTGACGCGACCACGGCGGTGGTGCTGCTCAAGCACGCCACGGGCGCCATGGTGCCCGCCGCCGTGCGCCACCGCGGCCGGCTGGCCAAGGGCGAGGTGCCCGTCTCGGATGCCATCGTGGAGGAGGCCCTGCGTCAGGGCCGCGCGCTCGCCGTGGGCGACGTGCGCGATGACCGCCGCTTCGCGGGCCGGGAGAGCGTCATCCTCTACGGCGTGGACCGGGTGCTGTGCATCCCCATCGGCACCGAGCCGCCCTACGCGGGGGTGCTCTACGTCAACCTGTCGGCCAAGGGTGACGCCAGCGTGGAGTCGATGCTGGATACCTGCACCGCGGTGGCGCATCTGGTGGCCACCGGCGTGCAGAAGTTCTCCCCGCGCGAGGGCAGTCCCGCGGCGGACAGGCTGCGGCGCGACCTGGAGCGCTTCCACCCGCCGGACGTGGCCGAGCGCCGCGCCGCCGAGGCCCAGAAGCAGGGCGGCAAGCTGCCCGGCCTGGAGGAGCGCAGCCTCACCATCCTGCACGCGGAGCTCGTGGGCTTCTCCGTGTTGTGCATGCGCATCGGCGCCGCTCGGGCCACGCAGATGCTCAACGACTTTCACGCGCGGATGAGCGGCATCGTCTTCAGCTTCGAGGCCACCGTGGAGGGCTTCCGGGGCGAATCCCTGCGCGCCCTCTTCGGCGTTCCCTACGCGAAGGGCGAGGACTCGATTCGGGCCGTCCGGGCCGCCCTGGCGCTGCGCTCCGAGTGGGAGCGGTCCATGGCGCGCCGGCCCCTGGACGAGCGCTGCGAGCTGCGAATCGCCCTGCACAGCACCCGGGCCCTGGTGGGGATGATCGGCACCGAGGTGCGCCCGGACTACACCGTGGTGGGGGATGGCGTCGGGATTGCGGGGTGGCTCGCCGGTACCGCCAGCCCGGGCCAGGTGCTCATTACCGGCAAGGTCCTGGCCACCGTGGGGGCACGCTTCGACGTCCAGCCGCTGGGCGAGCGCCTCATCCGCCCCCCGAAGGACAAGGTAGCGGCCTTCGAGGTGCTGGAAGAGGATGTAGGCCAGTTGACCAATCCCGGCTTCCGTTGA
- a CDS encoding FecCD family ABC transporter permease, translating to MSEPATSQRAHGGAGGFRASRAVMLFGGFLVLAVGCLAVAVRFGEQSISLTAALTEPTSTDAVIFWSLRLPRALLGAIVGAGLAASGATLQGLLRNPLADPFVLGVSGGAAMGATLALAVGLATVGEVAPGLGGAMARLSAPALFSFLGAGAAILFVLSASRGSASRAPYAALLTGVVFNAFASAAITLVKTLSAPDRLGEILYWLAGALGYERGGTLLLSALLQAGAIGVMWVLSARLNLLSLGDDDAASLGVPVAATRRWLLLAASASVAGAVALTGLIGFVGLIVPHLLRLAFGPDQRLLVPLSALGGAAFLVLSDLLARLAFPLFGAEPPVGVVTALLGGPLFLALLRRRVRLGTSH from the coding sequence GTGAGCGAGCCGGCGACATCCCAGCGTGCACATGGCGGAGCGGGAGGCTTTCGCGCCTCGCGCGCGGTGATGTTGTTCGGGGGCTTCCTCGTGTTGGCGGTGGGCTGCCTGGCCGTGGCGGTGCGCTTCGGTGAGCAGTCCATCTCCCTCACCGCCGCGCTGACGGAGCCCACGTCCACGGACGCCGTCATCTTCTGGTCGCTGCGGCTGCCGCGCGCGCTGCTGGGGGCCATCGTGGGCGCGGGGCTGGCGGCCTCGGGCGCCACGCTCCAGGGGCTCTTGCGCAATCCGTTGGCGGACCCGTTCGTGCTCGGCGTGTCTGGCGGGGCGGCGATGGGGGCGACGCTGGCGCTCGCGGTGGGGCTCGCCACCGTGGGCGAAGTGGCACCGGGCCTGGGCGGCGCCATGGCGCGTCTGTCCGCGCCGGCGCTCTTCTCCTTCCTGGGCGCGGGGGCCGCCATCCTCTTCGTCCTCTCCGCCAGCCGGGGCTCCGCGTCGCGCGCGCCCTACGCCGCGCTGCTCACCGGCGTGGTGTTCAACGCGTTCGCCTCCGCGGCCATCACCCTGGTGAAGACGCTGTCCGCCCCTGACCGGCTGGGGGAAATCCTCTACTGGCTCGCCGGAGCGCTGGGGTACGAGCGCGGCGGCACGCTGCTGCTCTCCGCGCTGCTTCAGGCCGGCGCGATTGGCGTCATGTGGGTGCTCTCCGCACGGTTGAACCTGTTGTCGCTGGGGGACGATGACGCGGCGTCCCTGGGGGTTCCGGTGGCGGCGACGCGCCGCTGGTTGCTGCTGGCCGCCAGCGCGAGCGTCGCGGGCGCGGTGGCGCTCACGGGGTTGATTGGCTTCGTGGGCCTCATCGTGCCGCACCTGCTGCGGCTGGCCTTCGGGCCGGACCAGCGGCTGCTGGTGCCACTGTCGGCGCTGGGAGGCGCGGCCTTCCTCGTCCTGTCGGATTTGCTGGCGCGGCTGGCCTTCCCCTTGTTCGGGGCCGAACCTCCCGTGGGCGTCGTCACCGCGCTGCTGGGAGGCCCGCTGTTCCTCGCGCTGCTGCGGCGGCGGGTGCGTCTGGGGACCAGTCATTGA